A genomic segment from bacterium HR17 encodes:
- the pstC gene encoding Phosphate transport system permease protein PstC translates to MLTRSTKERLATLWVGIAGATTVLLAAALFTALFARAFPILQRYPLTALLFGTVWQPAKGLFGFYPFLLGSLWVTLTAMAVAVPLSLLTAIYLAEYAPATVRRTLNPLIDLMASVPSVVYGVFGVSVIVPCVGKLATFVQQHLPLLASEAPPTGYSVLAAGLVLALMVAPTIVAVAEEVLRSVPVSLREAALALGATAWETTRFVTMRAARAGIIGAVLLGFARALGETMAVLMVVGNVPRVPRSFFDPAYPLPALIANNYGEMMSIPLYDAALMMAALLLLVSAVAFNLAAQLVLRLTQSVGRM, encoded by the coding sequence TTGCTGACCCGTTCTACCAAAGAGCGATTGGCGACTTTGTGGGTGGGGATAGCAGGCGCCACGACCGTTCTGTTGGCGGCTGCGCTGTTCACCGCCTTGTTTGCCCGTGCGTTCCCCATCCTGCAGCGTTATCCGTTGACAGCGCTGCTGTTCGGAACGGTGTGGCAACCTGCCAAAGGGCTTTTTGGTTTCTACCCGTTTTTGCTCGGTTCGTTGTGGGTGACGCTGACGGCGATGGCAGTGGCGGTGCCCCTTTCGTTGTTGACGGCGATTTACTTGGCAGAGTATGCGCCTGCAACGGTGCGCCGAACGCTCAACCCGCTCATTGACTTGATGGCGAGCGTGCCGTCGGTCGTTTACGGCGTGTTCGGCGTGTCGGTGATTGTCCCCTGCGTCGGCAAACTGGCAACCTTTGTTCAGCAACATTTGCCCTTACTGGCGTCCGAAGCACCACCGACAGGTTACAGCGTGTTGGCAGCAGGGTTGGTGTTGGCGCTAATGGTGGCACCGACGATCGTCGCCGTCGCCGAAGAAGTGTTGCGGAGCGTGCCGGTGAGTTTGCGCGAAGCGGCGTTGGCGCTGGGCGCGACGGCGTGGGAAACGACGCGGTTCGTGACCATGCGAGCGGCGAGAGCGGGCATCATCGGCGCCGTTTTGCTGGGCTTCGCTCGTGCCCTCGGCGAAACGATGGCGGTGCTGATGGTCGTCGGCAATGTCCCGCGGGTGCCCCGTTCGTTTTTTGACCCGGCATACCCGCTTCCTGCGCTCATCGCCAACAACTACGGCGAAATGATGTCCATCCCCCTTTACGATGCTGCGTTGATGATGGCGGCGTTGTTGCTCCTTGTGTCTGCCGTTGCGTTTAACCTTGCCGCCCAACTCGTCTTGCGTTTAACCCAATCGGTAGGGCGCATGTGA
- the pstA_1 gene encoding Phosphate transport system permease protein PstA, producing MRRRYWCDRIARIAMVMSVTGLISSLGALIAVVLAKGWQALDWTMLVRLPSGSYYLTGEEGGILNAIVGSSLLAIGATLLALPLALPVALLLQPDYAGRTRVAGALRILLDSLWGVPSIVYGACGFALMVALGWRASLLAGIVTLAGVILPLMVRAMDEVLRAVPKPMKEAAYALGLTRWETMRFVVIRQALPALVTVVLLAFGRAIGDAASVLFTAGYTDNLPRSLFDPVASLPLAVFFLLNSPFPEVQRQAYAAATVLLVSVLVISGSARLLAHRLSRFVVR from the coding sequence ATGCGCCGACGCTATTGGTGTGACCGTATCGCACGCATCGCGATGGTGATGTCGGTGACAGGGTTGATCAGTTCATTGGGAGCGCTCATCGCCGTCGTGCTTGCCAAAGGTTGGCAAGCATTGGATTGGACGATGTTGGTGCGTCTGCCTTCAGGTAGTTACTACTTGACCGGCGAAGAGGGCGGTATCCTCAACGCCATCGTCGGCTCATCGTTGCTGGCGATCGGTGCGACACTGTTGGCGTTGCCGCTGGCGTTGCCTGTGGCGTTGTTGTTGCAGCCGGATTACGCAGGGCGCACGAGAGTCGCCGGCGCGTTGCGCATATTGCTGGATTCGCTGTGGGGCGTTCCGTCCATCGTTTACGGCGCCTGTGGGTTTGCGCTGATGGTGGCTTTGGGTTGGCGGGCATCACTGCTGGCTGGCATCGTGACCCTCGCTGGCGTCATCTTGCCCCTCATGGTGCGGGCGATGGACGAAGTCCTGCGGGCGGTGCCCAAACCGATGAAGGAAGCCGCTTACGCCCTCGGCTTGACGCGTTGGGAAACGATGCGCTTTGTCGTCATTCGGCAAGCGTTGCCCGCTTTGGTGACGGTAGTGTTGCTGGCGTTCGGGCGGGCAATCGGCGACGCAGCGTCCGTGCTGTTCACAGCCGGCTACACCGACAACTTGCCCCGTTCGCTTTTTGACCCCGTTGCGTCGCTGCCGTTAGCGGTTTTCTTCCTGCTTAACTCGCCGTTTCCCGAGGTGCAACGCCAAGCCTACGCCGCCGCTACGGTGCTGCTGGTGTCGGTGTTGGTAATCAGCGGGAGCGCTCGGCTATTGGCACATCGGCTTTCCCGCTTTGTCGTGAGGTGA
- the pstB3_1 gene encoding Phosphate import ATP-binding protein PstB 3: MPHIVVRNLSVAYDGYVALRDVTVEIPDGQITVVLGPSGCGKTTFLRCLNRLIDLTEGAKVTGEVLIDGENILAPDADILRLRKKMGMLQQKPTVLPMSIYDNIAFGAWLHGVRDKRGLDEVVERCLRMVHLWDEVKDRLKAPATQLSIGQQQRLCLARSLAVAPEVLLCDEPTSALDPISAQHIENLFRQLRGTYTLIIVTHTLRQAKRLADYGLFFYMGELVEHGAAADIFSAPRDERTRAFLAGVIG; encoded by the coding sequence ATGCCGCACATCGTCGTCCGTAACTTGAGCGTCGCTTACGACGGGTATGTCGCCCTGCGCGATGTGACGGTGGAAATTCCTGACGGGCAAATCACTGTCGTGTTAGGACCGTCGGGCTGCGGCAAGACGACCTTTCTGCGCTGCCTCAATCGGCTGATTGACCTGACTGAGGGGGCGAAGGTGACGGGCGAGGTGCTGATTGATGGCGAGAACATTTTGGCGCCTGACGCCGATATCCTACGGTTGCGCAAAAAGATGGGCATGCTCCAGCAAAAGCCGACGGTGCTGCCGATGTCCATCTACGACAACATCGCCTTTGGCGCCTGGCTGCACGGCGTTCGCGACAAAAGAGGGCTGGACGAAGTGGTGGAGCGTTGCTTGCGCATGGTGCATTTGTGGGACGAAGTGAAAGACCGGCTCAAAGCGCCCGCCACGCAATTGTCCATCGGGCAACAGCAGCGATTGTGCTTAGCCCGCTCGCTGGCGGTCGCCCCCGAAGTGTTGTTGTGCGACGAACCGACTTCCGCCTTAGACCCTATCAGCGCCCAACACATTGAAAACCTGTTCCGCCAGTTGAGGGGCACATACACCCTCATCATCGTCACCCACACGCTACGACAGGCGAAACGCCTGGCGGACTACGGGCTGTTCTTTTACATGGGCGAGTTGGTGGAACACGGGGCGGCAGCGGACATTTTCAGCGCCCCGCGTGACGAACGGACGCGGGCGTTTTTGGCGGGCGTTATCGGTTGA
- the cysA_2 gene encoding Putative thiosulfate sulfurtransferase: MADYARPDVLVTTEWVAQHLGDPDIRIVEVDVDTSAYEEGHIPGAVGWNWQKDLWDPLRRDIVSKEAFEELCSRSGISNDTTVVLYGDNNNWFAAWAFWQFRIYGHEESKLKLMNGGRKKWIEEGRPLTKEVPQYPRTTYKAKDPDYSIRAFYEEVVQAIQAGAVKLVDVRSPQEYVGELLAPPGLPEGVPVRGGHIPSAVNIPWAQAVNEDGTFKSYEELRQLYESKGITPDKPVIAYCRIGERSSHTWFVLKYLLGYPVVKNYDGSWSEWANRVGAPAKVGPEP; this comes from the coding sequence ATGGCGGACTATGCGCGTCCTGATGTGTTGGTGACGACTGAGTGGGTTGCCCAGCATTTGGGTGACCCCGACATCCGCATCGTGGAGGTAGATGTGGACACCAGCGCTTACGAGGAAGGGCACATTCCCGGCGCCGTCGGCTGGAACTGGCAGAAGGACTTGTGGGACCCACTGCGGCGCGACATCGTCAGCAAGGAAGCCTTTGAAGAACTGTGCAGCCGGTCGGGCATTAGCAACGACACGACGGTCGTCCTTTACGGCGACAACAACAATTGGTTTGCGGCGTGGGCGTTTTGGCAATTCCGCATCTACGGACACGAAGAGAGCAAACTCAAACTGATGAACGGCGGGCGCAAAAAATGGATTGAGGAGGGACGCCCGCTGACGAAAGAGGTGCCGCAATATCCCCGCACCACTTACAAGGCAAAAGACCCCGACTACTCCATCCGAGCGTTCTACGAAGAGGTCGTCCAAGCGATCCAGGCAGGGGCGGTCAAATTGGTGGATGTGCGGTCGCCACAAGAGTATGTCGGCGAACTGTTGGCGCCACCGGGGTTACCCGAAGGTGTCCCGGTGCGTGGCGGGCACATTCCGAGCGCGGTCAATATCCCGTGGGCGCAAGCGGTCAACGAGGACGGCACCTTCAAGAGTTACGAGGAACTGCGGCAACTTTACGAGAGCAAAGGCATCACACCTGATAAACCTGTCATCGCCTACTGCCGTATCGGGGAGCGCTCTAGCCACACTTGGTTTGTGCTCAAGTATTTGCTGGGTTACCCCGTCGTCAAAAATTACGACGGCTCATGGTCAGAGTGGGCGAACCGTGTCGGCGCACCGGCTAAAGTCGGTCCCGAACCGTAA